In Triticum aestivum cultivar Chinese Spring unplaced genomic scaffold, IWGSC CS RefSeq v2.1 scaffold34252, whole genome shotgun sequence, the genomic window CTCTTTTGTTCTACTTGTTTAGCTACCCTGGAAAATGAGTGTGTAGCTTTCTCAGGTGTCTCTCTCGTGTGTTTCACATTGTTTATGCACCACGCTGCTCATTATTTATTTTATGCATGATCAAAGAGCAAACGTGAACTTGTCATCCGTGCTAAACCATAGGTAGCACCGTTTCTTCTATAAATTCATGAAATCATATACATAATCTGATAAGCCTCCCGAGTATAGGATATGTGTACACTGGACTTCCCTATAAGAACGAAAATTATATACATGACACTGGACCGACAAGAGGTACCAATAACCTGCGCTCACCTTTGTTTTAGAAACTCACTCATCAGACCAGGTGATTCCCTCCATGCCGACATTCTGGTCAAGCCCCAAGGCATTCCACACCGCAGGAGACGCGTCGACGATGTTGTCGGCACACGGGGGCTCGTAGTTGTGGTCTTCGTCGCAGCCATAGACGGAGTCGCACTCGTCCACCACCTTGGCATACACGGACTTGCCATTGGCGGTGATCTTGATGCGGTGCCCGCAACGGGCCATGTTCTTGAACCAGCCGGTGGAGAGCGCGACTACCATCTCCTTGTCGCTATGGTAGGCGTTGTCACACTCCGACGGACCGCCGCCGTCCTTGCCCTTCTCAA contains:
- the LOC123177439 gene encoding putative ripening-related protein 5; this translates as MAIFLLVALSTSHIASSLRPGLGVCRASGYLPGKSGNCEKSNDPDCCEDGKRYPQYHCSPPVTATTKAVLTLNSFEKGKDGGGPSECDNAYHSDKEMVVALSTGWFKNMARCGHRIKITANGKSVYAKVVDECDSVYGCDEDHNYEPPCADNIVDASPAVWNALGLDQNVGMEGITWSDE